The Chthoniobacterales bacterium genome includes a window with the following:
- a CDS encoding NAD-dependent succinate-semialdehyde dehydrogenase — protein sequence MAIASVNPTTGETLKKFTAIDSRRIEEILAKADRAFQSHRKTSFAQRAGWLNAAADSLEKEKARLAGIMTLEMGKLLGAAEDEIGKCVRGCRYYAEHAERFLTDQKIETETGRNYLRYEPIGPVLAIMPWNFPFWQVFRFAAPAVMAGNVALLKHAANVPQCALAIEEIFGEAGFGEGVFQNLLIETEQVAPIIDDSRVMAVTLTGSERAGSAVASAAARQIKKSVLELGGSDPWIVMPSADLDAAIKTGVAARIQNAGQSCIAAKRFILAEQIYDRFLDEFVNRMRSLKVGDPLDPETEIGPLATEAILRGVDEQVQKSVAAGAKLLTGGKRVERAGFFYEPTVLADVPPDSPAYREEIFGPVASVFRAKDATEAIRIANDSSFGLGASAWTNDPAEKEIFANELEAGMVFINKMVASDPRLPFGGAKRSGFGRELGVDGIREFVNLKTVSIA from the coding sequence ATGGCCATTGCCTCCGTCAATCCGACCACCGGTGAAACGCTGAAGAAATTCACCGCGATCGATTCGCGCCGGATCGAGGAAATATTGGCGAAGGCGGACCGCGCGTTTCAATCCCACCGAAAGACTTCCTTCGCCCAACGGGCGGGTTGGCTAAATGCCGCCGCTGACTCGCTGGAGAAAGAGAAAGCGCGTCTCGCCGGAATCATGACGCTGGAAATGGGCAAGCTCCTGGGCGCCGCCGAGGACGAAATCGGAAAATGCGTGCGCGGCTGCCGGTATTACGCGGAGCACGCCGAACGATTTCTGACCGACCAGAAGATCGAGACCGAAACCGGGCGCAACTACCTCCGCTACGAGCCAATCGGGCCGGTCCTCGCGATCATGCCGTGGAATTTTCCGTTCTGGCAGGTGTTCCGCTTCGCGGCCCCGGCCGTGATGGCGGGCAACGTGGCGCTGCTCAAGCACGCGGCCAATGTCCCGCAATGCGCGCTCGCCATTGAGGAAATCTTCGGCGAAGCGGGCTTCGGCGAGGGCGTATTTCAGAACCTTCTGATCGAAACAGAACAGGTGGCGCCTATCATTGACGACTCGCGAGTCATGGCTGTGACGCTGACCGGGAGTGAGCGCGCCGGCAGCGCCGTGGCGAGCGCCGCGGCCCGCCAGATCAAGAAGAGCGTGCTGGAGCTCGGCGGAAGCGATCCGTGGATTGTGATGCCGAGCGCCGATCTCGACGCCGCGATCAAAACGGGAGTCGCGGCGCGAATCCAGAACGCCGGCCAATCGTGCATCGCCGCGAAGCGTTTCATCCTGGCGGAACAAATCTACGACCGGTTTCTCGACGAGTTCGTAAATCGAATGCGGTCGCTCAAGGTGGGCGATCCGCTCGATCCGGAAACGGAAATCGGGCCGCTCGCCACCGAAGCCATCCTGCGCGGCGTGGACGAGCAGGTGCAGAAATCGGTCGCGGCCGGCGCCAAATTGCTGACGGGCGGGAAACGGGTCGAGCGCGCCGGTTTCTTCTACGAGCCCACGGTGCTCGCCGATGTTCCACCTGATTCCCCGGCCTATCGCGAAGAGATTTTCGGGCCGGTCGCGAGTGTGTTTCGAGCGAAGGACGCGACCGAGGCGATCCGGATCGCGAACGACAGCTCGTTTGGCCTCGGCGCCAGCGCGTGGACCAACGATCCGGCGGAGAAAGAGATCTTCGCAAACGAACTCGAAGCCGGAATGGTTTTCATCAACAAAATGGTTGCCTCCGATCCCCGGCTGCCCTTCGGCGGCGCGAAGCGTTCCGGTTTTGGACGCGAGCTCGGCGTCGATGGAATCCGCGAGTTCGTCAACCTGAAGACTGTCTCGATCGCGTAA
- a CDS encoding glycine betaine ABC transporter substrate-binding protein — protein sequence MLTALSILGASTCWAEPILAGSKKFTESYVLAEIAKRSLENAGVPTEHRQGMGGTIILWQALRSNQIGFYPEYTGTISEEILKTPATTTAAEMQELLAKSGVGMTGELGFNNTYALVMSRTAAEQKQIRTISDLRNHPEFKFGMTHEFLNRRDGWQPLAARYQLAGTNIVGLDHGLGYDALRNGSIDVKDAYSTDAKIGEYDLVVLEDDLGFFPQYKAVFLYRLALPANAISVLQGLAGTLDAKRMIQLNAEAERTKNYAQAADLYFTDTASSQGPRIGEPFGRKLWRWTSRHLQLAGLSLLLSIAVGIPLGIAASRGGATGQVILGLTSAVQTIPSLALLALLVPVPFLGISARTAIAALFLYGLLPIVRNTATGLQDIALPIRESAVALGLERRARLWKIYLPIASRSILGGIKTSAVINIGTATLAALIGAGGLGEPILSGLNLNDHVTILQGAIPAAVLALLVQWSFDLLDRLLIPKGLRL from the coding sequence TTGCTAACGGCGCTCTCCATTTTAGGAGCTTCAACCTGTTGGGCGGAGCCGATCCTCGCGGGTTCGAAGAAATTCACCGAATCATATGTCCTGGCCGAGATCGCCAAGCGCTCTTTGGAAAATGCCGGCGTCCCGACCGAGCATCGCCAGGGAATGGGAGGGACCATCATTCTCTGGCAGGCCCTGCGGAGCAACCAGATCGGCTTCTATCCGGAATACACGGGCACAATCAGCGAGGAAATTCTCAAGACGCCAGCGACCACCACCGCGGCCGAGATGCAGGAACTACTGGCGAAATCCGGTGTCGGAATGACCGGCGAGCTTGGCTTTAACAACACCTACGCCCTGGTCATGTCACGCACTGCCGCGGAGCAAAAACAAATTCGCACGATCAGCGATTTGCGAAACCATCCCGAATTTAAGTTCGGGATGACCCACGAATTTCTTAATCGGCGGGACGGCTGGCAACCACTGGCCGCTCGCTATCAGCTGGCCGGGACAAATATCGTGGGCCTCGATCACGGCCTCGGTTACGATGCGCTGCGGAACGGTTCGATCGACGTTAAAGACGCTTATTCGACCGACGCAAAAATCGGCGAGTACGATCTGGTCGTGCTCGAGGATGATCTCGGATTCTTCCCCCAATACAAAGCCGTTTTCCTTTATCGACTCGCCCTCCCGGCCAACGCCATTTCAGTTTTGCAGGGGCTGGCGGGAACGCTGGATGCGAAGCGCATGATCCAACTCAACGCCGAAGCGGAACGGACGAAAAACTATGCGCAGGCGGCTGATCTCTATTTTACCGACACCGCTTCGTCCCAAGGCCCGCGGATCGGCGAACCGTTCGGTCGCAAGTTATGGCGCTGGACCTCCCGGCACCTGCAGCTGGCGGGGCTTTCCCTGCTCCTCTCGATTGCAGTCGGAATTCCGCTTGGCATCGCCGCCAGCCGCGGCGGCGCCACCGGCCAGGTGATTCTCGGCCTAACGAGCGCGGTCCAAACCATTCCCTCCCTCGCCCTGCTGGCCCTGCTGGTGCCGGTTCCCTTTCTTGGCATCAGCGCGCGCACCGCGATTGCCGCGCTTTTCCTTTATGGATTGCTTCCCATTGTCCGCAACACCGCAACCGGCCTGCAGGATATCGCCTTGCCGATCCGCGAATCCGCCGTCGCCCTCGGCCTGGAACGTCGGGCGCGTTTGTGGAAAATCTACCTTCCCATCGCCTCGCGTTCGATCCTCGGTGGAATCAAGACCAGCGCCGTCATCAACATCGGAACAGCCACTCTCGCCGCCCTCATCGGCGCCGGTGGCTTGGGCGAACCGATCCTGAGCGGCCTGAATTTGAACGACCACGTCACGATCTTGCAGGGCGCGATTCCCGCTGCCGTCCTCGCGCTTCTCGTGCAATGGAGCTTTGATCTACTCGACCGGCTCTTGATTCCAAAAGGACTGCGGTTGTAG